In a single window of the Rhizobiaceae bacterium genome:
- a CDS encoding DUF4433 domain-containing protein, translating into MAIDSINEIPFFYHFTDRRNLPMIREAGGLYPIAQLEKMGLKVPAPGGNEWSRDADAFKGMGNYVHLCFRNNHPMEHVARQAGHIGDTVFLQIHPSVLQFEGVRFTNDVSNKAGVESVPIDKAGGMIDYEVLYTWTNWSDADIKLRLKQAEKYELLVPQFIPLALIRNMPDG; encoded by the coding sequence ATGGCAATAGATTCAATAAATGAAATTCCGTTCTTCTATCATTTCACGGACAGGCGGAACCTACCGATGATCCGCGAAGCTGGCGGACTGTATCCCATTGCACAATTAGAGAAGATGGGTCTCAAGGTGCCCGCTCCGGGCGGAAACGAGTGGAGCCGAGACGCTGACGCCTTCAAGGGAATGGGCAACTATGTCCATCTCTGCTTCCGCAATAATCACCCGATGGAGCATGTAGCTCGCCAGGCGGGGCACATTGGAGACACGGTTTTTCTTCAGATACATCCCTCAGTGCTGCAATTCGAAGGAGTGCGGTTCACCAATGACGTGTCCAACAAAGCTGGCGTCGAGTCTGTGCCGATCGACAAGGCTGGAGGGATGATCGACTATGAGGTGCTTTACACTTGGACGAATTGGTCGGACGCTGACATCAAGCTTAGACTAAAGCAGGCCGAGAAGTACGAGTTGTTAGTGCCCCAATTCATCCCGCTCGCATTGATACGGAATATGCCAGATGGCTGA
- a CDS encoding prolyl-tRNA synthetase associated domain-containing protein → MPATPDQLFAFLDDLGIKVKTFEHPALHTVSESQELRGQIAGAHTKNLFLKDKKDNYFLMTVEETASVDLKAIHQSIGGASKVSFGKPEALFELLGVAPGSVSIMGLINDKAHRVKPIIAANLLESEVVNVHPLVNTATTSIRADDLLRFVKATGHEPQVLKL, encoded by the coding sequence ATGCCTGCAACGCCCGACCAGCTCTTCGCTTTTCTCGATGATCTTGGCATCAAGGTGAAAACGTTCGAACATCCGGCACTGCACACCGTTTCCGAATCGCAGGAGCTTCGCGGCCAGATCGCGGGCGCGCACACAAAGAACCTCTTCCTCAAGGACAAGAAGGACAACTACTTTCTCATGACCGTGGAAGAAACCGCATCCGTCGATCTCAAGGCGATCCACCAGTCGATCGGCGGCGCGAGCAAGGTTTCGTTCGGCAAGCCCGAAGCGCTGTTCGAACTTTTGGGCGTCGCCCCCGGTTCCGTATCGATCATGGGCCTCATCAACGACAAGGCGCACCGGGTGAAGCCGATCATTGCGGCGAACCTGCTCGAAAGCGAGGTCGTCAACGTGCATCCGCTCGTCAACACGGCGACCACGTCGATTCGCGCGGACGACCTGCTGCGCTTCGTGAAGGCGACCGGCCACGAACCGCAGGTCTTGAAACTTTAG